The sequence below is a genomic window from Desulfobulbus oligotrophicus.
GCTGATCAAAGATCTGTTCACGTTTCGTCAGGAATATGCCAACGATCACCGTCTTATCGGCCTGGTCGAGGCCATCATTGCGGCGGTTGACCGGTGCGCGACCATCACCCGGCAGCTACTCAACTTTGCCCGCAACATCCAGGTCACCCTTCAGAAGGTTGATATCAGACAGGTGGTGGCGGACGTGCTTGCCTTTCAGAATAAGGAGGCAGGCTACCGCAACATTGAGATCAAGGTGGCGATATCCGAAGATGTCCCTGAGTTTTTCAGTGACCGCGGCAAGTTGCAACAGATATTCATCAACCTGGTGAACAACGCCTTTGCCGCCATGAAGGAGGGCGGCCGACTTGAGATCCTGTGTCGGCTCAGTGATGACGGGTCGCACATTGTCACCAAGGTCAGTGATACCGGGTGCGGCATTCCACCGGAAAACATCAAGAAAATATTTGAGCCCTTTTTCACCACAAAAAGCGGCAGCGGCGGGACAGGGCTGGGTCTGTCCATCACCTATGGTCTGGTCAGAGAGATAGGTGGAACGATTGATATCGAAAGTACCATTGATACGGGAACAAGCTTCACCATTACTTTGCCGGTCGAGTACCCAAAACAACAAGGAGAGCACAATGCGCCTATTGCTGGTTGACGACGAGGAAGAACTGGTGTCCACCCTGGCGGAACGGCTGACGATGCGAGGCATTGACGCCACCTGGGTGACGAATTATCAAGAGGCACTGGCAGCGGTCGAACGGGAGCATTTTGATCTGGCGCTCCTGGATGTCCGCCTGCCGCAGATGAATGGGCTTGAACTCAAACGGCTGATTGCCGCCCGTCGACCGGAGATGAAGTTTATCTTTCTTACCGGCCACGGCTCGGAAGAGGATTTCGAGGCCTGCTCAGCGGAAAGCGGGCCGGAGTACTACCTGATCAAACCGGTGCAGATCGAGGTCTTAATGGCCAAGATCAACGAGCTCACCCAACCATGAGGAAAAATTGCCATGTATGACCAGTCAGCCACTGCCGACAGCCGGGGACTCCACTTTTTCGGTGTCATGACAGCGTCCATTTCCCATGAACTGAAAAATGCCCTGGCCATTATCAATGAAAATGCCGGTCTGCTGGGCGACCTTGCTCTGCTGGCGGAGAAAGGCCGCCCCCTGGAGCCGGAAAGATTGAAGGTGCAGGCGGAAAGGATCCGGCAGCAGGTACGACGCGCCGATGATATTATCCGTCGGCTCAACCGTTTTGCCCACAGTGCCCATGAAGGCCCGACAGGTACTGATATCTATGAGGTGCTGGAGTTTACCCTTGCCCTGGCTGCCCGTCTGGCGGCCATGAAAAGTGTCAGCCTGACCGTACAGGGCGGCCCCCCCCTGCAGCTTGAAGTGCGACTGTTCCAACTGGGAAATCTGCTGTGGCTGTATCTGCAACAGGTCTTGGCAGTGGTACCGGACGGGCCTTCCGGTGTTGTGTTTGCAGCCTCGGACGCAGGAGAAGCGGTGATGGTCAGCTTACGCTGCGACAAGGTGCCGGCAACGACGATTGTGGCGGCTGTTGAGCAGGAGGGACAGCCTCTCCTTATGACCCTGGGGGCGACTGTCCATCTTGAGACAGACACCCTGCTGCTGCGCATCCCCAAAAGATCGCAAGTGATGCGGTAATACGCCGAACACTTTTGTTCTCTGGGGGTCAGGTGTCCGGCTTGTACGGGAAGCTGCGCATTGTGTCCACCGGCACCTGGCAGGAAGCAAGAATGTATTGCCGTAACCACTCTGTTTAAAAAACATTTCTACGTCAGCAGCTGCCCCCAGTCAAGTTTCGGAAAGGTCTGATGCAGCATATGGTCGTCATCCACGCAGCACTCTGTCAGCCGGCTGAAGGTCTTTCTTGCCGCAGGCAGCACCAGGTCCGGCGGACAGACTGTATCGTGCCTGCCGATCACCAGGAGCGTCGGCACCTCCAGCAATTGCTCCGGCGGCTGATACTCATCGAAGTTGAGCGCCGGTGCCAGCAGGACAAGGCGTTTACACCGCTGGGCGTGCATCCTTGCAAAACAGGCTGCCATCAGACCGCCGAAGCTCGACCCCACAAGGATGAGACGATCCTGCATGTCCCGGGTGTGGTGCTCCAGCTGATGGAGTCGCTGGTTCAGGTCACCGTCAAAGTTCCACATCCGGACCATGGGAAAATGCGCTGTGAACCAGCGGGCCTTGGTTCCTTTGATAGAGGATTCCCTCCCATGGAGAAAGATGGGCGTGACGGATGCGTTGTTGGTCGTGACTGACATGATGCCTCTTGTGTATGGACCGGATGAGCTGCAAAAGCAACACATCTTGGGTTAATCACTGTCGGATCGGTCGGGGCGGCACCTTGAACGATGCCGCTTGCCGGCAATCCTCAACCGGGTGGTAATGCACATATACCCGGCGCAGATTTTCAATATCGGTCAGGAGCGTTTCTTCCACTTCTGTGGCAATACGGTGCCCCTGAACAACAGTCTGTGTACCATCTATGCCGATGGTGATATTCACAACCAGGTAGGGCCCGAAGCGATGGGCATGGATCTCTTCAATGACCTTGATACCGCTGACCTGCTGCAGGGACATCCGCATTGTTTCGGCCAGTTCTTTGCCGGGCAGGGTGTCCATGAGATCAGCTGTTGCCGAACGCAGGATCTCGATCCCGGTCATCAGAATAATAAGACTCACCACTGCACCGGCCAGAGGATCGATCCAGGGGTAGCCGAGTCGACCGAAAAAGATGCCGCTTGCTGCGGCAGCCGAGGCAAAGATATCGTTGCGATGGTCTTGCGCCAGGGCATGGACCGCGGTATTCCCTGTTTGCCGGCTGACACCGTAGGTCCAGACACTGAGACCGCATTTCAAAAAAACGGCAAAAAGCGCCACCCACAGTGCTGAAATCGAGGCCCCTGCCGAATCCGGGCGGACGGTCAGCAACTCGTACACCGTATTGAGCGAATGCCAGAAGATGGCAATGGCAGTGGTGATGACAAAGGCACCGACAACCACTGTTGCCACACTTTCAAACTGCTCATGGCCATAAGGATGCTCATGGTCCGCCGGTTTACCGGACAGCCGGACAAAGATACTCACAACAATACCATAGGCCACGTCTGAGGTGGAGTTGATACCGTCTGCCAGTAAAGCCGGGCTCTGCGCAACAACGCCGATAACGGCCTTCAGAACGGCGAGGAGAATATTGGCGGCCAACCCGACCTGAACAGCCAGCATGCTGTTTTGTCTGCGTTGCTCGTCACAACCACTGTTCAGGTCTGGATTCATCTAAAAATCCTGCTAAAAGTCATCTTGACGCACCGGCTGCAACCGGGCAAAGTATCTGCTTCTTCAGCTGGTTATACCGAATAACGGATTTGAAGCAACCGTTTTTGCCGGCGGATCCGTTGCCCAACGATAAAAAGATACTGGAGAAAAATCAATGCCATATCGTATCGAACACGACACCATGGGAGAGATCGAGGTTCCATCTGAGCGACTTTGGGGGGCCCAGACCGAACGCAGCCGCCACAACTTTCGCATCGGTGAGGAACGCATGCCCCTGGCCCTGATCTACGGATTAGTCCGTCTGAAACGGGCCTGTGCCGAGGTCAACCACAATCTGGGTCGGTTGCCGTCAGCAATCCGGGATCTGATCTTCCAGGTCTGCGATGAGATCCTCGCCGGTCAGCATGACCAGGACTTTCCGCTTTCTGTCTGGCAGACAGGAAGCGGTACCCAGACCAATATGAATGTCAACGAGGTGATCGCCAACCGGGCAAGCCTGCTCAAACAGGGCCACCTCCAGCATCCCCGGCCGGTCCATCCCAACGACCACGTGAACATGTCGCAAAGCTCCAACGACATTTTTCCGGCCGCCATGCACGTAGCGGCGGTGTTCGCACTCGAAGACCGGCTGTTACCGGCGGTGGAGGTGTTGCAGCACACCCTGACCGATAAAGCCGAGGCCTTTGCCGACATCATCAAAATCGGACGGACCCACCTGCAGGACGCCACCCCCCTGACCCTTGGTCAAGAGGTAAGCGGCTGGGCAGCCATGCTGGCCAGTAACGTCAGGCAGCTGCAAAAAAGCCTGGAACACCTGCGGGAACTTGCTGTCGGCGGTACAGCGGTCGGCACCGGGCTGAATGCGCCTGCGGGTTTCGGGGAGGCGGTTGCAGCAACACTCAGTCGGACATGCGGCAAAACCTTTGTTGCCATGACCAATACCTTTCATGGGCTGACCGGACATGACCAGCTGGTTTTCGCCCACGGTGCCATCAAGGCACTGGCGGCCAACCTGATGAAGATTGCCAACGATATCCGCTGGCTGGCCAGCGGGCCGCGCTGCGGTATCGGAGAAATCACCATCCCGGCCAATGAACCCGGGAGCTCGATCATGCCGGGCAAGGTCAACCCGACGCAGGCCGAGGCGGTCACCATGGTGGCCTGTCAGGTCTTTGGCAACGATGCGGCCATCGGCTTTGGAGCCAGCCAGGGTAATTTTGAGCTGAATGTCTTCAAACCGCTGATCATTTACAATGTGCTGCAATCGATTACCCTGCTGACCGATGCGATCCTCTCCTTTCATCAGCACTGTGCAACCGGCATTGCTCCGGTCCGGGAACAGATCGACCACCATCTCCACCGCTCCCTGATGCTGGTCACAGCGCTCAACCCGCACATCGGCTATGAAAAGGCGGCAGCTGTTGCCAAAAAAGCCTATACCGAAAACCTGTCGCTTCGCGAGGCTGCCCTGGCGCTTCATCTGCTCACCGGCGAGGAATTTGACCGCATCGTCCGTCCGGAAACCATGATCGGTCCCTCATCATCCCGGTGAGCAGGCAGAACCTGTTCATGGATGTCGGTACCGACAACAGATGCTCAGGTGTCTGCTTTCGATTTCCTGATCGGTTGCTTGCGGCCGTCTTCACCAAGAGCCACATAGGTGATGGCCGCCTCGGTTACCTTAAAGTTGGTGAACTGGTTCTTGTCGGCATGGAGGATCGGACGAACCCAGACCTCAAGCATGATCGTCACCGAGGTAGTGCCGATGCGTTGCACCCTGCCGTAACAGCAGACCACATCCCCCACCCGGACCGGTTTGATGAACTGCATACTTTCCACAGCCACGGTGGCGGTGCGGGTGCGGGTCACCTCTTTGGCCATCATGCTGCCGGCTAAATCCATCTGCGCCATGATCCAGCCGCCAAAGATATCGCCGTTGAAACTCGTATCTGCGGGCAGGGGCATCGTCCGCAACAGCAGCTCTCCCTGCGGCCCTGCAACGGCCTGTGTCTGTGTCATCTGCACACCTCCTTCTTTCCTGACAGACGGGTTGCTGTTCTATAGTGGATTTTTTGTGTTTGCGAAACAGGCAAGGTCAGGGAAAATAACTGGTGATGAAAACTCTCCTCTGGCTATAATGGCTCCTCATAACTGAATAAACCGTGCCACAGATGCAACAGGAGGATTGTATGCAGATTGAGTGGGCGTACCTGAGAAAAGGCTGAGTCTCAAGCGCCAAGGCACTGGATGTGCTGCAACGGCTTGACCTGCCGATCAAAGAGAGAATGGATGCCAAAAAAAACACCCTTGCCGCTGAAGATGCCTGGAATCTGCTGCGCACTGCCAGGCAGGTGCTGGTTGCCCGGGGTAAAAACTTTCAGGTGTTTGCCCCGCAAACCGACAGTAAAGAAGACCTGCTCGCCAAGGCCTTGGGACGGACCGGCAATCTGCGGGCACCAACCATACGAATCAACGATGAGATCTGGGTGGGGTTTAGTGAAAGTCTCTACGCCCGTCTACCGGGGTGACAACAATGGCTGATCTGTATCAACAGCTCGCCGGTGAACTCCACAAAATTGACCAGCAGGGGCAGTTGCGCAACCTTGTTACAGTCACCCACCATGACCGTGGTGAAATAGAGATAGCCGGTCATCGTTACCTTAATCTGGCGGGCAACGATTATCTGGGTCTGGCGGCCAACCGGGCAATGATTGCCGGTTTTTATGCAGAGCAGAACCGTCAGAATCTGCTGGAATGCTACGGGCTCGGCAGTACCGCCTCACGACTGATGACCGGCAGCACAAAACCCTACGCCCGGCTCGAACAGCAGTTGTGCACACTGTACGGTACCGAGGCCGCCCTTGTCTTCAACTCCGGGTATCATCTCAACATCGGTATTCTGCCGGCGCTGGCCGGCAAGCAGGACCTCATCCTGGCCGACAAACTCTGTCACGCCAGCCTGATTGACGGCATGCGGTTGTCACCGGCCAGGCTCATCCGTTACCCTCACCTTGACTATGCCGCCATTGAGGATCTGCTCTCTCGCCATCGGGACAAATATCGCCGGATTTTCATTGTCACGGAATCGATTTTCAGTATGGATGGTGACACAGCCGACCTAGCTGAGCTGGTTCGCCTTAAAGACCGCTGGCAGGCGGTGCTCTATGTTGACGATGCCCATGGCGTTGGTATCCGGGGGGCAACCGGGTGCGGGCTGGCAGAGGAGATGGGGGTGCTTGACCGGATAGAGATCCTGACCGGTACCTTTGGCAAGGCCTTTGGCGGACAGGGTGCCTTTGTGGTCGGTACCCGGGTTCTGATCGACTATCTGCTCAACACGGCCAGGTCACAGATCTTCACCACCGGGCTGCCGCCTGTTTCCGTACACTGGCTGTGCACGGTACTGCAGCAGATGCCGCAGATGCAGGCCCAGCGGACCGGGGTTGCCGAGCTGGCCGATCGCCTTCGCGAGGCATTGCGAGCAGAAGGACTACGAACCCATGGCAGCAGTAATATCGTGCCGGTGCTCATCGGTGATGCCGCCACAGCAGTGGCCGCAGCCGAGCGTATCTGTGCGGCCGGATACTGGGTCAAGGCAGTGCGACCACCGACAGTGCCTGCAGGCACATCTCGCTTGCGGCTCTCGTTGAATGCGGCCATGGCGTGGGAACAGCTGGCACCGTTACCCGGTCTTATTAAAGCAGCACTTACCTAGAGCGGATATACACCCATGCAAACCATCTGGCTGCAGCAGCACTGTCACCGGGAATGCATCCTTTTTTTTAACGGCTGGGGCATGGATCAAACCCCGTTTCACACTCTGCCCGCCACCCGTCACGACCTGTGCATGGTCATCGATTACCGCACACTGCCACCCATTGATCTCCAGATGTTTGCCGACTATCACCGGCTGCACCTCGTTGCCTGGTCCATGGGTGTCTGGGCGGCTGCCCATCTCCTGGCCGGGCAGGCGGACCGTTTCACCACCAGCACCGCCATTGGCGGTACGCTCACGCCGATCGATAACCAGCGCGGTATTCCGGCGGAGAGCTATAACGCCATGCTCGACCACTTTACCGCTGACACTGTCGAGCATTTTTACAGCAGCATGTTTGACAGCCACGAACAGCTGACCACCTTTCTGGAAAACCGGCCTCAACGACCGCTGAACGAACTCCGGGAAGAACTGGCCGCATTCCGGGACGCTGCCCTTGATGCAGGCCCGGCCCGCAACATGTACTCTCGAAAAATTATCACCAGTCGCGACCGTATCTTTTCAGCCCGCAATCAACGGCGTGCCTGGGGTAAAGACAGTGCCGAAGTTTGCAACTGGCCGCACTTCCCCTTTTATAACCTGACCGACTGGCACCAGCTGCTCGACACGCCCTGATTCCTTTGTCCGACAGACCCTATGGCGCGTTGCAACAGATTTTGCAGGCAGGATATCTTGAACTTAAAATAACGAGAGGCCTGGATAGGCACAAAATACAGTTTCCCTGATAGAGATGTAAAGTCAGGTTCTGTCAGTCAGTGCAGTGTAAAGGCTGATGGTTTTGCTGATCGTGGCAACCTGATTCAGGGGATGATGCAGGGTGGCTGCTATTTCATCTTGTTTCTCTTTTACATCACGTCTTCGGATGAACAATACTGCCTTGCGGTCCACTCAGCCGGTCATAAACCTGGCTGCCCAGCCATTTGGAGACCACATCCTGGAGTTCCGGTTTGCTCATGTAGTCGGTAAACAGCTCCTCGTTGAGTTCCATACGCTCGATGAACAGCGATTCCAGCACCTGGCGAAAGACCAGTTGAAACTTGTCAAGGGAGTTCACTTCGGCTGCCTGGCGCAAGGATTCGTTCCGGCTGGCGGCCTCGGCGATCTGATCGAAGAAAAGCTGATCCGCTTCACTCAACTCAGCGCCGAAACGTTCGTTGATGATATCTATAAGGCGGGAGAGCGTTACGTACTGCTCATGATTTTCCGCAGTGCCAACCTCGCGCGGTCCGTCGAGCGGCCTGGCATACCCCTCAGCCAGGTTGATCGAGCCTTCGCTGATCTTCTGCAGCCGATAGTAGTCAAGCTCAACTTCCTCATCAAAATGGTATCCCGGTCCGGTCTTACGCCTGGGTAGTTTCAAGACCAGGTAGCGCAGATACGTATAGAGCTTTTCCAGATCACTGTCCTGATAGGGGATGACCTGGCTCAAAAAGCTGTAGAGAGTGCGAAACGCCCGGGTTTTGCCGCGCCACAACTCGGCCTCTTCCTCTTCATCATTTTGCAGCTGGACAAAACGGGCCACAGCCTGATCAAGCAGGGCGTTCAGATTCTTATGATCAGTCGGGCTCTGGCGACGTTTGGGCGCAAAGAAGATACGTGAAAATTCATCCACCTCATCTTGCAGGTAGATGCCTGACCCGTCCAGCTCGGCCTGCACCTTATACATTCGATCCGGATCAACTTCTTCGCCCATGACCGAACCGTCGTAATACTGACGAAACGCCTCCTGAATCTCGGCCGGGTCGTTGACAAAGTCGAGCACAAAGGTGTCGTCTTTCAGCGGATGGGTGCGGTTCAGACGCGACAGGGTCTGCACCGCCTGGATCCCGGCCAATCGCTTGTCCACATACATGGTGTGCAGCAGCGGCTGGTCAAAGCCGGTCTGGTACTTCTCCGCCACCAGCAGCACCTGGTAGTCGGGTTTAGCAAAGGTGCTTGGCAGTTCCTTTTCCTTCAAGCCGTGATTCATCTCGACTTCGGTGTAGGTTTTCTCCGGCAGCTTGTCGTCTTCCACTGTGCCGGAAAAGGCCACCAGGCTTTTGATGGGATAGCCCTTTTCGCTGATGGTGCGATCGAATTCCTGTTTGTAACGCACTGCCTCCAGCCGCGAGCCGGTGACCACCATGGCCTTGGCCTGACCACCGATCTTGTGGCGGGTGTGTTGCTGGAAATGCTCGACCATCACTTCAGTCTTTTGACCGATATTGTGCGGATGCAGACGCATGAAACGCGCCAAAGCCCGGGCTGCCTTTTTACGTTCAACGTTAGGGTCATCCTCAGCCTTTTTAATCAGTCTGTAGTAAGTCTTATAGCTGACATAGTTTTTCAGCACATCCTCGATAAAGCCCTCTTCAATGGCCTGGCGCATGGTGTAGCGATGAAATGGTTCGCTGCCCCGACCAAAGATTGCCAGCGTCTTGTGCTTGGGCGTGGCGGTAAAGGCAAAAAAACTCATGTTGGGCTGGCGGCCGCGCTTGGCCATGGTCCGAAACAGCCGTTCCAGCTCTTCTTCACCTTCTTCCTGGGCTGCCTCCCTGGCCTTGCGGATCAATTCCATACCACCCAGCACACCTTTCAGCTCGGTGGCGGTCTCCCCTGACTGGGAACTGTGGGCCTCGTCAATGATCACCGCGTATTTGCTTGTGGGCAGATGGCTGCTGCCCTCGCCTCGCTCCTCGGCCAGTTTCATCAGTTGCCCGGAAACAAAGGGAAACTTCTGCAAGGTGGTGATGATGATCGGCACGCCCGACTCCAGGGCCTCGGCCAGTTGGCGCGAATCCTCATCAATCTTCTGCACCACCCCCTGGCGATGATCGAACTGATAAATGGTGTTCTGCAGCTGCCGGTCAAGCACCACCCGGTCGGTAATCACCACCACGCTGTCGAAAATGCGTTCGTCCTCACTGCTGTGCAGGGAGGAGAGCCGGTGGGCCAGCCAGCCGATGGTGTAGCTTTTGCCGCTGCCTGCCGAGTGTTCCACCAGATAGTTATGCCCCACGCCCTCGCAGCCCGCCGCTGTAACCATCTGCCGTACGGCCTGCAACTGGTGGTAGCGGGGAAAGATCATGGTCTCCTTGCGCACCTTTTTGCCCTGATCGCTGACCTTCTCATCGATATCCAGATGGAGAAAGCGGGCCAGCAGATCCAGCAGGCTGTCACGGCTTAACACCTCTTCCCAGAGGTAGGCGGTCTTGTAATTGCGGCCGTCTTTATCCGGCGGGTTACCTGCACCACTGTCCCAGCCCCTGTTAAAGGGCAGAAAATGGGTGCTGGTCCCGGCCAGGCGGGTGGTCATGTGTGCCTCTTCGCTATCCACGGCAAAGTGTACCAGGGTGCGTTTGGTAAAGAGGAAGATCGGCTCACGCGGGTCGCGATCATGACGATACTGGTGAATGGCATTGGCCACTGTCTGTCCGGAAAGGGGATTTTTCAACTCCAGGGTCACCACGGGAATACCGTTGATACTCAGTACCACATCCAGTGATCTTTTGTTTTTACTGCTGAAATAGAGTTGCCGGGTGATGCCCAGGCGATTGGCACGGTAGTGCGCCTCCAGTTCCGGGTTGAGGCCGTGGGCCGGGCGAAAAAAGGCGATACGCAGGGTCCTGCCAAAGCACTTGAAACCCTGGCGCAGGGTGGTCAGAACACCGTGGGTATCCAGCCATTTGCAAAGTGCCAAGAGCACCCGCTGGCCGGTTTCAACGCCGTGCAGGTCCTCCAGCTTTTCCCAGGTTTTGTCCTGGGTTGCACGGATAAACGCCAAGGCCTCATCAGGGAAGATGGCCCGCTCGGTGTCAAAAGCACCTGAGTCGAGTTTGCTGTAACCATCAGCCAGTAAGACTTTCTCAATGGCGGTTTCAAAAGCAGCTTCGGAGGTGGGTTTCATGGCTTGCCTTTCTGCACAGTGAAACAAGATTGCACCAGATCGCAGAAGTTTTTCAACTTGTCATCCGCAATTTGATTAGCGGCGTAGCAGTAAAGCAGGTGCTGGGGCTTCCTGTGTGGTGAGCCTGGTGGAGTGACATTCAGAGCTGTTTCAAGGTCCTTCTGGATCGTTACAATCGCATTGGTGAAGTGATCGTGCTTTGAGTCGGATATAAGCTGGTTCAATTCCTGATGTTCGTTCTTGTTTTCATCGTCATCATGAAGAACAGCATGAGTGACACCAAGCGCACTTAGCAAACTCATGAAGCGATGGATGTTGTATTTCCCCAGGCAGTCCAAGACATAAGTCCCCTGCGGAATCACCAATTTCGAATCATCCAGCAATCGGTTGATTAGCGCCGTCTCGCTAGGACCTTCCACTAACAAGACTTTTTGAGCAAAAAACAACCCAGCACGATCAGGATTCAGCCAAAGAAAATATTTGACTGCTTCCATTTCAGGCTTGAGGTCATCGGCCTGCATATTTTTTTTGACTTTGGAATATTTGTCGGCGACTTTTTCAATAGCCTTATTTGCATCAATAATGTCATCCCACTGATCTTGGCCTACCTGGAACGTCGAGACGATGCCGTTAATCCGCTGGGCTCTAATGATGGCCGGAATTCGAATGGCGTTTCTGCTCACAAAATGTGCAGAGTGAGTAGAACAAACAATCTGCCAATCTTCAGTTTCACTCACCTTAATTAGACTTCTGGCAAGGTCGTCCTGTTGCGGCGGGTGCAAAAACGCTTCCGGTTCTTCGAATAGAACAAGGTTGAGCGAGGGGGTGAAATCTTTGGCCTTCTTTGAAGTCTTTTGAGGCACATACTTTGCGCCGAGCTGAATCAGAGAATAGATGAAATGCCGCTGGAATCCAGAGCCGAAATATTCAACACCTTGGGACTTTTCATGGTAATTGTCCCGGATGTCCCATCCAAGCATGGATTTGATGATCTCCGCCGTGGATGGAGTGGTGAACTTTAGGTTGAAGTTGGTCTGCCACGGCGCAAGCAGCTCGTTCAAGTCGTTCTCGAAATTTGAAAGGGATCGATTGTCCTCTGTTTCTACAGATCGAACACTTCCCGCAAATGTGGTGACGCTTTCCGTCAGCGCTTTATATGCCTCGCTCTTCTCGACGACATCCGACATGATGTTGGTGATCAGGTCGCGCAGAGCTGACGGGCCGCTGAGCTTGGTGTGTTCATCAACCTTGCTAATGGCAGGGATATATATGAGATCGCCAAATTTGCCGCTCTGAACATTCTTGGCGCCGTAAAACGGCTCCTTCGACAAGGTGTCGTCGGACTTGTATCCAACAATTGATCCTGTGGCATTCTTGCCATCGTGTAACCTCTCTGACGTTTGGAAATATTTTCTGACTTTCAGGTCTTTATTGGCCGTTTTGTATTCATCTTTCAGGGAATCGTGCTCCTGATCGCTCAATGCAAAGGTCAGCTCAACCCATGACTCCTGATCAGCAGCACCTTTAAAAGGAAAGTCACAATCTTTTTTGAATTTGAAACCGTCTTTCTCATAAAAAGCCCGGATGCCATCAATGATGGTGCTCTTTCCGGCATTATTCGCGCCAACCAAAAGGCCGTA
It includes:
- a CDS encoding response regulator, translating into MRLLLVDDEEELVSTLAERLTMRGIDATWVTNYQEALAAVEREHFDLALLDVRLPQMNGLELKRLIAARRPEMKFIFLTGHGSEEDFEACSAESGPEYYLIKPVQIEVLMAKINELTQP
- a CDS encoding alpha/beta hydrolase, which produces MSVTTNNASVTPIFLHGRESSIKGTKARWFTAHFPMVRMWNFDGDLNQRLHQLEHHTRDMQDRLILVGSSFGGLMAACFARMHAQRCKRLVLLAPALNFDEYQPPEQLLEVPTLLVIGRHDTVCPPDLVLPAARKTFSRLTECCVDDDHMLHQTFPKLDWGQLLT
- a CDS encoding aminotransferase class I/II-fold pyridoxal phosphate-dependent enzyme yields the protein MADLYQQLAGELHKIDQQGQLRNLVTVTHHDRGEIEIAGHRYLNLAGNDYLGLAANRAMIAGFYAEQNRQNLLECYGLGSTASRLMTGSTKPYARLEQQLCTLYGTEAALVFNSGYHLNIGILPALAGKQDLILADKLCHASLIDGMRLSPARLIRYPHLDYAAIEDLLSRHRDKYRRIFIVTESIFSMDGDTADLAELVRLKDRWQAVLYVDDAHGVGIRGATGCGLAEEMGVLDRIEILTGTFGKAFGGQGAFVVGTRVLIDYLLNTARSQIFTTGLPPVSVHWLCTVLQQMPQMQAQRTGVAELADRLREALRAEGLRTHGSSNIVPVLIGDAATAVAAAERICAAGYWVKAVRPPTVPAGTSRLRLSLNAAMAWEQLAPLPGLIKAALT
- a CDS encoding cation diffusion facilitator family transporter — encoded protein: MNPDLNSGCDEQRRQNSMLAVQVGLAANILLAVLKAVIGVVAQSPALLADGINSTSDVAYGIVVSIFVRLSGKPADHEHPYGHEQFESVATVVVGAFVITTAIAIFWHSLNTVYELLTVRPDSAGASISALWVALFAVFLKCGLSVWTYGVSRQTGNTAVHALAQDHRNDIFASAAAASGIFFGRLGYPWIDPLAGAVVSLIILMTGIEILRSATADLMDTLPGKELAETMRMSLQQVSGIKVIEEIHAHRFGPYLVVNITIGIDGTQTVVQGHRIATEVEETLLTDIENLRRVYVHYHPVEDCRQAASFKVPPRPIRQ
- a CDS encoding histidine kinase dimerization/phospho-acceptor domain-containing protein, which translates into the protein MYDQSATADSRGLHFFGVMTASISHELKNALAIINENAGLLGDLALLAEKGRPLEPERLKVQAERIRQQVRRADDIIRRLNRFAHSAHEGPTGTDIYEVLEFTLALAARLAAMKSVSLTVQGGPPLQLEVRLFQLGNLLWLYLQQVLAVVPDGPSGVVFAASDAGEAVMVSLRCDKVPATTIVAAVEQEGQPLLMTLGATVHLETDTLLLRIPKRSQVMR
- a CDS encoding DUF452 family protein; amino-acid sequence: MQTIWLQQHCHRECILFFNGWGMDQTPFHTLPATRHDLCMVIDYRTLPPIDLQMFADYHRLHLVAWSMGVWAAAHLLAGQADRFTTSTAIGGTLTPIDNQRGIPAESYNAMLDHFTADTVEHFYSSMFDSHEQLTTFLENRPQRPLNELREELAAFRDAALDAGPARNMYSRKIITSRDRIFSARNQRRAWGKDSAEVCNWPHFPFYNLTDWHQLLDTP
- the fumC gene encoding class II fumarate hydratase, which produces MPYRIEHDTMGEIEVPSERLWGAQTERSRHNFRIGEERMPLALIYGLVRLKRACAEVNHNLGRLPSAIRDLIFQVCDEILAGQHDQDFPLSVWQTGSGTQTNMNVNEVIANRASLLKQGHLQHPRPVHPNDHVNMSQSSNDIFPAAMHVAAVFALEDRLLPAVEVLQHTLTDKAEAFADIIKIGRTHLQDATPLTLGQEVSGWAAMLASNVRQLQKSLEHLRELAVGGTAVGTGLNAPAGFGEAVAATLSRTCGKTFVAMTNTFHGLTGHDQLVFAHGAIKALAANLMKIANDIRWLASGPRCGIGEITIPANEPGSSIMPGKVNPTQAEAVTMVACQVFGNDAAIGFGASQGNFELNVFKPLIIYNVLQSITLLTDAILSFHQHCATGIAPVREQIDHHLHRSLMLVTALNPHIGYEKAAAVAKKAYTENLSLREAALALHLLTGEEFDRIVRPETMIGPSSSR
- a CDS encoding acyl-CoA thioesterase, whose protein sequence is MTQTQAVAGPQGELLLRTMPLPADTSFNGDIFGGWIMAQMDLAGSMMAKEVTRTRTATVAVESMQFIKPVRVGDVVCCYGRVQRIGTTSVTIMLEVWVRPILHADKNQFTNFKVTEAAITYVALGEDGRKQPIRKSKADT
- a CDS encoding thioredoxin domain-containing protein: MDVLQRLDLPIKERMDAKKNTLAAEDAWNLLRTARQVLVARGKNFQVFAPQTDSKEDLLAKALGRTGNLRAPTIRINDEIWVGFSESLYARLPG